Genomic segment of Prionailurus viverrinus isolate Anna chromosome B4, UM_Priviv_1.0, whole genome shotgun sequence:
TGGTGGGCAGAAGTAAATGCTAGAGGGAAGAGACTGGAGGCAGAAGGCCAGTTAAAAGGTTACTGCAATAGACCAAGTGGGTGGTGAGGAGGCCCTGAGCCAGGATAGTAGCAGTGGCAACAGAGAGCCCGAGCCCATTAGTCAAAATGTTAAGCCACTGCTGTTCGTTTCTACTGACCCAGTCCTCCAAGATAACAGGCCATCCCCggtgaaaattattaaaaaaggaGTGCTAATTTGAATAAAGCTTTCCTGACACAGAGAATAAAGAACAAGTGAGCCCAGACTCCTGGTGAACTTAGAACTGTCACCACCCTCCAGGCCTTACACTCTCACCAAGGCACTCAGCCAACTAAGGAGAACAAATATACACaggagacacaagaaaagatcttattaatacagtatttatttgtcttccctCTGTCAAACCCTGAGCCAACCACTTTCCCCAGGCTGCCTGGGGAGGTATAGGAAAAGGAACATACAGGGCAGACGTGACACGGGAAAAAGACCTATGGGAGGTGGACACGGCTCCTTCACATGGCGAAGAGGATGAGAAAGGCCACCATCAGGCAAAATAGCCCCATGGCCTCCGAGAGGGCAAAGCCCAGAATGGCGTAGGAGAAGAGCTGCTGCTTCAGAGAGGGGTTcctgagagaaggggaggagaaaagactGAATTTCTAGTccacacaaagaaaaagataaacatcaAAGGTGGGCTCGGGGAAAATTCATCTCCTCAAGCTCATCTTATGTAATGAGTCTCTCACGGTGGCACCATCAGGCCCCAATTCCTGCTGGATCCATCAAGGGCTCTACAGAGACTGAGTGATGGGAGTGGACAATCCAAAATTCTTTAACATGGCCCAGGTACAAACATAACCTCCTCTAGTGGATCACCCATAGCCTAACTTAAGGCCTCTGGGCCTGGACCTTTAACTATCCAGGGCTCAACCAGGATGGAACAGGTATCCAGAGTGGCAGAATCTATCAGAGCACTGCTCTGAAACTTGAAGGAGCAGAaccccaaataaaaaaatgtataaaagccGAGCTACAATGTTAAAAAAGTGGGGGATTTTAAAGGCTTGGTCTCCTCTTTATTCTTTAGATGGTCTTTGGGCATACTTCAGAACCCTATGGCCTGATGAAACACAACCAGAAAAACCCTCTACAATGGGGTTTTTCTAGTGGTGTTCCATAAAGCCAGGGGACACACTACCTTCTTTCACTTCAAATTAGTTAAAGATTTTGGGCTTTAAGAAAtgcggggggaaggggggggtgcctgtgtggctcaatcggttgagtgtcttgactcttgatttcagtcatgatctcacggctggtgggacTGAACcctgagtccagctctgtgctgctggtaTGGAGCCCACATGggattctcctcctctctgtccctcccctgcttgtgtgtgcacatactctctctctcaaaataaacttaaaaaaaaaaaaaaaaaaaagcctacaaaTGGTCTGTGGGGTTTAGATTATGAGTCAAAATGGGATAAAggtaagtcttccaactttgaaagtcaatatataatttctatttcccttaCTCTGTCACCTCTGGAAGCCTTGATAAGGTAAAGCAACGCCAGCTTTTAACAGAACTGTGGATGCAGAAGCAGTCAGGCTTCTTGTTTCATATACATCCCAAAAAATAAACCTATTTCCTCAAAGGCATTAAGAGAACTTGCAGGTCTCTAGAGGATTAATTTAGTTCTAACAGTGAGTTGCCAGGGGTTGGTGGGGACTAAACAGTCCCAAGTGTCAGGAAGCTGTGGGGCTGGCTGCAAAGGCAGTTTTCCCAggagtgatgggggaggggggggtcggGAATTCCCAGGGATGGGGAAAAACAGTAAAGAAACCACTATGCTGACTTGAGGCTCTAGATCAGTGGTAGCCAACTTTCTCCGTAAAGAGCTAGATAGTAAACGTTTTAGATGCTGTGGGTCACATACGGTCTCTTTTtcatgaccttttaaaaatgttaaacccATTCTTAGCTCAGCTATACAAAAAACAGGCGGTGGCTCGATATGGCCCTCCACCTCAGTTTGCTGACTCCTACTCTAAACCAAAGCTTTTCAATGGAAttttccaatatggtagccactagtcacacGTGGCCACCTAGCCACATTATAAGTACACAAAATTTAAACTTTGTGTACTTttagttaattaaatttttatttatttttatgtaacgtctgtgcccaatatggggctcgaactcatgacctgagatgaagagtcacatgtcctactgactgagccagccaggtgcccctagttaacTAAAATTTGAACTCAAATAAGTTCATGTGGCTACTGTATAGGACATATAGCTCAAGATCCCCAGATATCTCTGCCCAGACCTCTGGAAACAGAGAGCCAATTGAGGGCCCAGCTTACCTGGCATAACCAATGATGAGGCTCCCAAACACAGTCCCAATTCCAGCCCCAGAACCAGCCACCCCAACTGTGGCAGCCCCAGCCCCAATGAACTTGGCTGCTGTGTCGATGTCCCTTGAAGCAGCACTGGTTTGGAAACCACGGCTAGGAATAAGTGAGGTCAGGGGACGTGGGGCTGCCCAGCTGCTGAGGCTCTGTGAAGAAGATGCAGGTAGAGGATAAAGATTTTAAGaaatctcttttttgtttcagaaagttTTGTGCCATTTAAACCCTTTATGCTACCACATTCCATGGCTTCTCCCCCAAACAGAAAAACTTTTAACTCCCTGGAAAATCCCCTAACATGCTGCCAAGCAGAACTCTTTGATGCAAGAGGTAGACATCAAATACCTTCAAAATTCAGGTGTGCTCTAGAAGTCTAAGACTGAAGGCCTAGCCTGTTCTTGGTGCCCTGAAATCATCGTCTTCCTGGGACCAACTGCCACTAAATGAAGTCAGTAAACCAGGTCACATAATGGTAGTTATCAGCAGCACACATGGGCATGCACTGCCAGTGGCAAAAACTGGAACACTAGATCATATGTGGTATCAACTGTCCTCCACCCTCACCTAAAGCCAATGGCCTTGATCCTTCACTAACTTTAGTCTGTGATGATCGTCCTCAGCACTCCCCCTACTGGTGCTGCCAGGTAACCCtcttcccccctcacccccaaccaCAGGCCCAATTTCCACCTTATAAAGTACCTCATCTGTCAGTGTCTCTGGTGGTTTTAGTGCCACTGCAGACAGTGATCGGCTCAACAGCTGAGAGGTGCTCCTGACCTAGGGGGAATGACACAAGGGCAAGAGGGTCAAGGATGGCTGTGGAGGAATTTCAGAACCACCCCAAGTTGTTTCGTGGATGCCCCATTCATTCTCTTGATCTTCGATCATTCTTTTACTTCCAGTAAATTTTAGACTCAAGAACCAAACCAGTTCTCTTGCTTCCTAGGCTTCTCCTTTGTTTTAAGGGAAGAAACGTACTTCCTTTCAGGCTATGAGGTATTACCCACTCTCCCCATACCCTTTTACAGGCCTCTAGAACAGGAAGAAATCTAAGCCCCAGAAGCATTTGCTTCACTCAGTGAGAGAGAGATATTTTGGTAATGGCCAACCCATAAGAGGGAAGCCAATGATTAGGGGAGCATTTTTCCCTAGACACATCCTTCAGGAAAATAGGCACAAAGATCCACATTCAAAATTCACCCCTTCTCGTAGCCTTTTCTAACCCCAAACCAAAGCAGACAACATGGTAGTTAACAGCCAGGGTTTTAATCAGATAGATCTAGATTCTAATCTTACCTTTActtcagctgtgtgatcttaggacAAGTCACTTAAATCTTTCTaagcctgctttctcttctaccAAATTGGAATGCTGTACCTCAGGGTTgatttgaggaataaatgaaattatgtataCAAACTGGTAAACTCAGGTGCTCAATCAATGGTACCCCCCCCAATAATAATATCACTCCTTTTCACTTACAGATGTATAAACCAATTGCCTCCACCATCTAATCTATAAATTCTTCCATGCTGTTGCTTGttaagtcaaaatatttttccaacgTGTATTTCCGTGTGTTTCAACTTGCCACCCAAATTGAAGCTTCCGGAGGGAACTCCCAGGTATGACTCTGACACTCAGCGCAAGATCCTGAACACAGCGTGTACTCGGTCCAAGTTAGGCTACCTACTTCATGCTTACCATTCCTGGCAGGGTTCCAGTTTACAGGCACACAGAGTTTCAAGATAGGAATAACCTGACCTTACTCGAGATTCTCATTTACACTCTTCTAACATAGTTGGATGAAAAGAATTAACTGGCCTCCAAGGGATctgagacaggggtgcctggtaaGCATTCACTCTCTGTTGTCAGGCTAACGCGGCAAAGGACCTTCCCTCAACCCAGCTGTGAAGAGCAACGTGTGGCAAGGAAGAAACACGATGCCCCTCTTCAAAAACTTTCCCAGAAAAGGCAAGCACTCACCAAGAAGGGGGAGGAGACGAACTTTGCACAGGTATACATTTTCAGGGGATGAGGGGCTGTGGCAGGAGAGCTGGAATTACAAAAGTAGCGCTGTAAATATTGTCCTTGTTCATCAaagggtatcttttttttttttttttttaacatttgtttttgagagacagagagagacagagcatgagtgggggaggaacagagagaaagggagacacagaatccggaacaggctccaggctccgagctgtcagcacagagcctgatgcggggctcgaacccatgaactgtgagatcgtgacctgaaccaaagtcagacgcttaactgactgtgccacccaggcgctccaaaggATATCCTTAATAGCAGAAAAGGTGCCGTTAAATTTACATGGCCCAAACAGCACAGTAAATGACTTCAAGTCATCAGCAGAGACAGAATTAAAACCCTGAAgtcaagggacacctggctggctcagtcagttaagtgtctgactcttaggtcataatctcacggttcatgggtttgagcccttgcatcaggctctgcactgtcagagtttctctctctgccccaataTCCccgtgtgcacatgtgcacacacactctcagaataaataaacttaaaaaataaaaccttaaagtCAAGATTTCCTCCACACAGCTTCCAAGATTTCCTTATAATCAAGTGACTCCCCCTAGTCTGAACAAGCAGCCACCTGGTCTCAGCTTTGTTATTCATTTCTATAGCTTCACGAGTTGTGGTCAGAGGAAGTTCCCGTGTCTTCTACCTAAATTTTCCTTACTCTCTCTAAAAGGAACTCTTCTCAAGACTTCATTGTCTGGGACTAAAACTGCTGCCCTTTAAGGACTCTTGGGAGATAGTTGTTGGTGGCCAAGACCCTGGAAGGATCTCCAAAAATCTTTTTACTGAAATCCCTGGAAGTTATTGGACTCCCCAAAAGACTTCCATTTCCTACATTAATTAACAGGGCGAGGCAGACCAAGGAAGAATCCTGCCTTTACTCTAATTAGCCACGACTGTTAACGTATTCATTTGCACCATCACACTAAGAGGCATTCTGTTTTGTATGCCGAAGACCTAAAACAGAGCTGACACCCTGTAGGTGCCTAAGTTAGTAGAAATTATCTGAGAGAGGAGTGGGTGGGTTAAAGACCTACAAAAAAGAATTTCTTCAACGTTCATGTGAACTAGTTACCTGAAGGCAGGGATggtatatgtattaaaaaatgcatattaaaaaaaaaatacatattcggGTGCCACTTTAGACCTTCCTGGACAAGCTCTCTGGTGATAAGGCCCAAGTATCCTATATTTCAAACAAGCTTCTCAAGTGGTACACTGGGAGcacagtcttttttgtttttgttttgtaacctttatttatttttgagagagagcacaaacaggggaggggcagagagggagacacagaatccgaagcaggctccaggctctgagctgtcagcacagagcctgacgtaggactcgaacccatgaaccacgagatcatgacctgagtcaaagtctgatgcttaactgactgagccactcaggcaccccaagagcacATTCTTAAAATCAGTCCTGAAATGATGGTGGTGGTAGATCCAGGACTTGAAATCTCACACTTAATACTTCTTAATATGCTACAAGTTGAAATACTCAGGATTACTTAAACCTGTTAAAGGGCACTTCCTTAAAGGAGTTGTACTCAATATTTTCCCAGGTTACACCTCTGAATCCAGAATCTTAGTCACTTTTGGATTAATCCATGCCTTCAACTCTTGTCCCCTGTCTTAAACTGCCCGTAAGTTAACTCTATCCTAATTCTGCTGCAGACTATAAAGGTTTTCTTGGGTCAAAATCCAAAATTTCcctaatactttaaaaaagaagggctcctgggtggctcagccttttaagtgtctgactcttgatttcggcgcaggtcatgagctcgcggttgGTGAGATccaggcccacatcaggctctgagctgacggcatggagcctgcttgagattctctctccctctctctcaaaaaaataaacatgaaaagaaaagaaaagaaaagaaaagaaaagaaaagaaaagaaaagaaaagaaaagaaaagagaaaagaaaagagaaaagaaaagaacaggaggAGTAaagcacctggctggttcagtcaataGGGCATGTGATTCCtgagtcctgagttcaagccccaagtggggcatagagcttacttaaaaaataataaacaagtaaatagtttttttccccaaggcAATTAAACCTCAATATTATCATTCATAAAATATAGCTGGGGGGGTTAAATTAAATAACGTGTAAACAGCTGAAAGTAGTGCTGACGTGTTACAAGTCCACAACAAAAGGTGGCAATTAAGGGAGCCCTGTGCAAAGTACAGATGCCTCCACTGGCCACCTAACCAGGCAAGTCTGGACCTGTTAGCTTAGGACACCTCGGACCACAGCCTCATCCAGAATCAGCGGGCCTACATCATCATGAGTTTATTCCTTCGTGTAGATCAGCCGAATTAGGGGGCTGCTGACTTACCCATTCCCTTCCTTAAACCTTCTTTTCCTCTTGAGAGCAGGGCCAGGGGACTCTTGGTAGACCCTTGACAGGAAAGCTGGCCGGTGAAGACTATCCCAGGCTGCCCCACACGACTCTCTTGGGCCTGCTGCCTCTAACAGAAAACCTCGCTATTAGCCCACCACTTCTGTTTCCTCCAACTTCACTGGAGTGGAAGGAGGAGAAACTGGGAGACAGCCAATGGTTTCAAAGAAACCGGCCTCTTTCCTGCCATAGGTCTCCCCAGGGCACAGCCCGAACGGAGAAGGTGTTTTGGCTGTTTTGTTCTACCACGTTCACGTTTACTTTTAAAACAGACTATCTGCTCTCTCCATTGCTCGTGGCATCTGAAGTCCTGGGGCCAAGTCTTGCAGTTGCTGGGTAAGAATGGAACGAGTCAGAAAGCGAAGggaaagcaataaaaaggaggagagagCCGGAGGTTTGTGACAACTCTGAACAGTCTAGAGGGTGAGACGAGAGCGTCTGCAAGGGTCGAGAGGAAAAGGTGAAAACGAGCCCTCTGGGATTGGACTTTCGCCGGCTCCAAGGCggtcttccctcccccctcccacgaGACATCCAAGATGGCGCCAGGCCCGCGCGGTTGGAGGTCACGGCACGCGGAAGGGGCAGCCCTAAGGCGCGGGAGTACCAGGCCCAAGGGAGGGCGTCAGGGCCAGGGTGGGAGCATGCAAGGTAAGGACCTCAAAGGACTCGTGCGCGGTGGGTGTCCCGCGCGCGTGCGCGGCGCATCGCGGGCGCGAGGGCCCAAGGCCTTACCTGCTCCCAGAGcacagaagacagagaggggcggggggagggcgggaaGAGCGAAAGGAAGGCTCGGCGCAGGCGCGGCCTGAACCAACGAGTCGTTCTTCTAAGGATAGAAAAATCGCAGCGTTGAGGGTCGGCCCAGGCGCCACAGCGCCGCCTGCCAGCTTTGTGGCCGCATTCGGCCAGTCGCTCCACCTGGTGTTTGAGAGGAGAAACTGCAGGCGGAGCCGACCCTCTACAGAAATGAGGACAACTGCAGTGGAAACGGATCTGTAACGTGGCCGGCGGTTTGGTCGGCTCGGCGTTTGGGATCTTGGGACTCACGTCCCCGTACCCAGCATGTGCAGTCACATTGTCAGCCCCGCCCACACCAGAAATTCAGTGTTAAATCACAAACACCGGGTTTGGGGTTCGGTGCCCAAATgtggcagaaggaaaatgaagtcaTGGGACTTCTGTCTTCTGTCGCCCAGGGACCCTGACTTTATGGATGGGAAACCCGTTCCGTGGGCGAATAGTCAGCAAAGTGCCCCAGCTGCCTGTGGCGGCCCcgcctttattttcctctctgtctttcttattCTAGCGATCAGCCGTGAGGAAACCAGCGTCATCGAACCAGAAGATAGGGGCTAATGATGATTGTGACTCAGGCGTCCTGACACTAAGCCTTCTCTCCGGAGTCCTGAGACAGTCAAGGAATAGTAGGCACCAGGGACCTGTAGTGAGGCTGTGAGGTCACTGCAGGCATGCCCGGGCCTCTGCCCAGGCTCCATCCGTGGGAGTTAAGCAGTTCCCCATGCCTCTCCGCTTCTCCCTCGTGCCCTTTTGCTCttcctttccaaaataaattgggggtggggggaagctccGGCCCTCATCCCTTCTTCTAGGCCTCTTGGTCTCGGGAGACAGGTTCTGAGCAGCCCCCTTGGAAGGAGGGCAGCAGGGCCTACCCACTTTTCCTCATGCCCAAACCCCAGCTACCCAGGCATCGCGCTTGAATGCAGCACGAGAAGGACGGGGAAAGCTCACCAAAcccccataaaaaataaaaaataaaaagagagccGCGGCTGTAAATAAAGCCAAATCCGCCACCCTCTGAGGGGCCGTTTGTCCTCCCCTCCTTGGCCCCGTCCTTcccgccgccccctcccggcTCCCGGGCCCCGCGGCGCCCCGGCCCCGAGCTCCTCCATTTAATCGGATTTGGGAGAAGGGGAGGATAAATCACGGCAGCAGCTTTACGGTCCCGGAGGAGAGGCGAGCCGCAGCCAGGCACACCCCGGCCGGCGATAAAAACCGCCGCTGAAAGCCCACGGAGCAATTTCCCGGGACCCCGAGCGACGCCATTACAGGAATGTAATTTTGCCCGGATGAGGCCCCGAGTTTAATTATCCTCGCGGAGGAATTTCAATGCGGCCAATCCATCTTGCAGGCGGGCGGCAGAGGGATTTATATGGGCCCGTTATTTCACACCGATCCTCCATCTGCATTTTTATGGCCCTGAGCTCCtgaaagggaggggaaagagtGGGGAGAAATCGGAGACGCGGGCgaggagagaagggtgggggacTTCCCGCCTTTCCTAAATCCACGATTCCAGCTCGGGCGAGGATTCTCCCTGGTTGCCCTGCGATTCCCCAATATCCCTTCCGTTCCAGTTGTTGACTCGGggtggaaagggggtgggggtaggtgaAGAATGGAGCTGGGGATCGTTGGGAGTCAATCAACAGGTATTTACCAAGTACCAATTGGTGCCAGGCACGGTGTCAGATGCtgtgagcagagagggaagcCGGGCCGGCCAGGATCTCCCCTGAAGTCCCcagacaccccccgcccccccgcccatCCTGAATTCCTTTCAGCTCTCAGCTTCACAGCCTCCCAGGCAAAAAGTCCTCCGTCCTCAGGAGCCGCTGCCACCGAACGGTTGTTGCAGCTGTTTGTTGCGACAATTCAGACCCTTCTCGGATATCGCCGACAATCCCAAAGCGGGATTGGGACCAAGGGGCCCACGAGGAACCTAAGCTGGCTCCTCCCGCAAGCTGTTAGAGCCTGCAATGTTTAATTCTCCCCTACCCTGGTTCAGTGGTGGGCTCCGGATTCACGCAAACCAGGGTTTCCAAGCcactgtgatcttgggcaagctgTTTAACCCCTCTAAATCGATTTCCTCCTCTGCAGATTTGGAATAATAATAGTGCTTACCCCTGAGCAAATATTGGGATAATAGATGTGAAGCTTTTAGCAAGGTGCTTGGAACTCAGTAAGAGGTCAATacatgatagtaataataataatagttattgttattgttattatcattagaGTTGGGAGCATTGCAACTCAATTCTGCACTGCTCCCTGGAGACTCGATTGCAAGGTCCCTTCAATGATATCTCGAGACTCAACTTATCACTTACTGAACTTTTCCACCCTCATAAATCATGCAAAACAAGTTATTTGACAGGTAGGTGGATGGAGAGATCTGTGGGGAGGGCCAAGTATTCGGGAGGCTATTGCTACCAGGCCTGAAGTCAGAAATGCAATCAGTAGGGAAACAGACTATGTAAAAACGGTTGAGCTACGTGAGGGAAGAGTGAATTTGAAGACCACAAAAGAGAACGTTAGCGAAGGTCGAGGGATCTTCTTAATCCAGGGCTTGGGAAAGGGTCCTTCCTCCACTTCAGTGAGGGAAAACTAGGATCCAGGAAGGAAAGGGTGTGGAGCCAGACTATCCTTTCCAATCAATCCCTTTCTTTTCCTACCAGACCATGTAACAAGGTTGGCCTGATTGGCCAGTTTTTCTAATGACTGTTAGTGGCACATTCTGACTGGTTAGCAGCCTCCCTGCACAGTGGTGACGAAAAAATGAgattgatcttttctttcttaggattGGTTAACAGCCCTCAGGGGGGCCAGAGACTCATTTTAATTGACTAGCTAGGCTAGGAGGGAGGTCCAGCACCTCTCACATGGAAATTCTGGGTGTTCTTTTCCACAAAGGTCACCAAAAAATGAGTCTTGATTGGCTTATGCATGTTTGCCTTCGGACGGGAAACACAATAGCTCcgagaagaaaaatcaaaaggatCTCGAAAGGCATGCCACAGTTCAGTTTGAAACCCCAAACAGAAAGATGGATTCACAGAGAGAAACATAAGatggataaaaagagagagagagtaggacacagagaaatgcaaagaaaaaaaaattgccagagagaagaggaagtgtttgaataatttatttttcacttctaaagGCTAGGATGAGGCTACTTTATGATGCGTGTTGCTAGATGCACATGTCACCGGCACGTGGCACAGAAAGAACAGCTGTCTTGGGAGCAGGAGACTGGGAGTCTAGTCCCAGCCTTACCACTAACTAGGTGAATAACTTTGCAAGTTACTTCATCTCTCAAAACTCTAATTTCCTCACTTGGAAAAATCAGGGAGAAAAGTAGGTGGTTTCTGAAGCTCTCTCCAGTGTTAGTTAGCTTTCTAGGatattctttcattctgttaaacAGGCACTTTTGTACAAGTTGAAAGGGCTACCTTTGTATTACCAATCAGGACTattctttggtttttttgttttattttgttttgtttgtttttagtttatttttttttttagtaatctctacatccagtgtggggctcaaactcacaagcccaagaccaagagttgcgtGCTATTcttgactgagcaacccaggcacccccaacaaggactattatttttatttatttatttttaacctttacttatttttgagagacagagggaggcagagcacaaagagagagggagacacagaatccgaagcaggctccaggctctgaactgtcagcacagagcccgacactgtgcttgaacccatgaactatgagataataacctgagccaaagtcaagacatTTAATctgttaagccacccaggtgcccccccaacaAGGACTATTCTTAAGTCTTGAACCCTATTTGCGATTGTTAATTTCAAGCTCCTGGGGCCAGTGGGTGCTGACTGATGGATTTCCTATTTTCTCATGCCAAATCAGTTCCCCAGGATAGCAGGTGGTGAGCCATCAGTAAACCTCCCTATTCgtggaggaagaaaacaatagatggaaggagggaaagaatcaGTAGTATCCAGGCTTCTGAGGGAGGGGCCAGTGGGACAGTTGGTGGCAGAAGGACAGCCAAACAAATTTTGAAGTTCCTTTGAATTTGTATGATGAATTTGTACAGGTCCTACATATTTATCTAGAAGCCATGATTAAGTATCTATGTAAACATAGATTTGGTGCTTGCCGTCTGGTGGCTCCTAAGCCAAGgaacacacacagacaaaacagaaaataaaagtcactgtGATATAATGTGAAGACCTAAGGACACAAACCAGAGATCCGAATCTAAATTTTGTAATACTACTAATTAGTCATATAACTTTGAGAaaaatcacttcacctctctggacttcagctTTCTCAGCTGAAATGTGCGGGAGAGCCCTAGATGATAATTAAGttcttttttcagctttaaatgtaaatagcatAGCTTTGTCCTTTCTGGGTTGCCCTTGTCTCCTGTGACTTCAAATAAGCAATCaatgtttactgagcatctactacgTGAAAGGTATTGTGCTTCGTGGTGTGAGCGGGAATAAAACCAGTGTGAATGGGAACAAAAACAGTGTGAATGGGAACAAAaataatgggaataaaaataaaaataaaaataaagagggggtgcctggtggctcagtcagctaagcggccaacttcggctcaggtcatgatctcaccgtttgtgagtatgagccccacttcgagctttgtgctgacagcttggagcctggagcccacttccaattctgtgtgtctctctttctctgcccctcccctgctcacactctctctctctctctctctctctctctctctcccaaaactgcataaaagctaaaaaaaattttttaagacaaaaaattgTCTTCATAAATTTATAATCAATAAGAAAGACATATGCACATACAGCTATGATATGCAACAAGATTTAATAGGTTATTTGCAGAACCGATGTTGAGGGGGCAGTATGAGTTCCAGCTAGAATGAGCAAGGGGACACCAtgattaaaatagtttttttttcttttaaaaaagtatgaaataattTGAATCACATGAAAGAATGCAAGTAACATATAGGATTTACTCAACAGACATTTGTTGATATCCTATGTTCCAGGCACCGTGCTAGGTGCCTGAAACATAGACATGCatgaacaaaataagacaaaaatccTTGTTTTccatgggtgcctggctggctcagtcagtagagcctgtgactcttgatcttggggttgagtttgagccccactttgggggtagagttatttaaaagaaaagaaaagaaaaatattattaccaATGCCACCGAGAGGCCCCACATACTCCTCTCTTATAGTAGCCCCCGAATTTTATGTTTATCATTGCaagatttgttttcatatttttgccatatattgtttattttggctcccctttttattttgttaccatGCTAAGAATGATATAATATTGTTTGTAGACTCCCTTTGCTCGCCCTTTTCATTCGACATTATCTTTCTAAGATTCATCCACGTTGATGTAGATAGCTGTAGTTCATCCATTTTCATCGATGTGTAATAACCCACTCATTTGTTGCTCAGTTCCCCTGTTGATGAGTATTTAGGTGTGTTTCCAGCTTTTTGCCATTACAAACAATACTGCTCAGAACATTTCTGTACGTGTCTCCTGATATACGTGAGCAAGAGTTTCTGCATAAAGGGAATTGTTAGGTTGTACGATATGAACTTTTCCAGATaatgtcaaattgctttccagtaTTTATGCCCACCAAAGCAT
This window contains:
- the ATP5MC2 gene encoding ATP synthase F(0) complex subunit C2, mitochondrial, with translation MYTCAKFVSSPFLVRSTSQLLSRSLSAVALKPPETLTDESLSSWAAPRPLTSLIPSRGFQTSAASRDIDTAAKFIGAGAATVGVAGSGAGIGTVFGSLIIGYARNPSLKQQLFSYAILGFALSEAMGLFCLMVAFLILFAM